One Amorphoplanes digitatis genomic window carries:
- a CDS encoding M20/M25/M40 family metallo-hydrolase, producing MRLRTVTAGPALAVFAAATLALTAQPAAAAPGGAPSGSSTPASSAALLAAPPAVPLANVQAHLQQLQNFATSNGGNRATGTGGHTATTTYLQQKLQAAGYTVTMQTCTTCNGSAKNVIADWPGGNTSNTYMIGGHSDGVSAGPGINDDGSGTASLLEVALQLAASNPTMTNHLRFGFWAGEEQGLIGSKFYINSLTTAQKSAIKAYGSFDMVASTNGGYFVTGTDAVAVKLREYFTSINVATETSTECCSDDGSFRNGGIPASLNFTGASYTKTSAQVTKWGGTAGQPYDPCYHKACDSYPSNINTTSLGRWANAEMYAAWTLTTSTSTANDFSVSLSPSAGSVNPGSSATATVNTATTSGSAQTVALTSSGAPAGVSVSFSPASVTSGGSSTMTVATTTAAAAGSYTITVTGTGSASHSASYTLTVNGTGGCTGAGQKLGNPGFETATTPWTASTGVIGANTGDGAPRTGTRSAWLNGNGSTNTETLSQSVTLPTGCSSYTLSFYLKIITTETTTSVQYDKLTVKAGTTTLQVFSNLNASAYTLRSYNLAAFAGQTVTLTFTGVEDSSLKTSFVIDDTALNVS from the coding sequence ATGAGACTCAGAACGGTGACGGCAGGACCTGCCCTAGCTGTTTTCGCCGCGGCGACGCTGGCGCTCACCGCGCAGCCGGCGGCGGCCGCGCCCGGCGGAGCGCCGTCCGGCTCATCCACGCCGGCATCCAGCGCCGCCCTGCTGGCCGCTCCGCCGGCCGTCCCTCTCGCCAACGTCCAGGCACACTTGCAGCAACTGCAGAACTTCGCCACCAGCAACGGCGGCAACCGGGCCACCGGCACCGGGGGTCACACCGCGACAACGACATATCTCCAGCAGAAGCTGCAAGCGGCCGGCTACACCGTCACCATGCAGACCTGCACCACGTGCAACGGCTCCGCGAAGAACGTCATCGCCGACTGGCCGGGCGGCAACACCAGCAACACCTACATGATCGGCGGACACTCCGACGGCGTGTCGGCCGGTCCCGGCATCAACGACGACGGCTCCGGCACGGCCTCACTGCTCGAGGTCGCGCTCCAGCTGGCCGCGAGCAACCCGACGATGACCAACCACCTCCGGTTCGGCTTCTGGGCCGGCGAGGAGCAGGGGCTGATCGGCTCCAAGTTCTACATCAACTCGCTGACCACGGCCCAGAAGTCCGCGATCAAGGCGTACGGCTCGTTCGACATGGTCGCCTCCACCAACGGCGGCTACTTCGTCACCGGCACCGACGCGGTCGCCGTGAAGCTGCGCGAGTACTTCACCTCGATCAACGTAGCGACCGAGACGTCGACCGAGTGCTGTAGCGACGACGGCTCGTTCCGCAACGGCGGCATCCCGGCGTCGCTCAACTTCACCGGGGCCAGTTACACGAAGACCAGCGCGCAGGTGACCAAGTGGGGCGGCACCGCCGGGCAGCCGTACGACCCCTGCTACCACAAGGCCTGCGACTCCTACCCGTCGAACATCAACACCACCTCGCTGGGCCGCTGGGCCAACGCCGAGATGTACGCCGCGTGGACCCTCACCACGAGCACGTCGACGGCCAACGACTTCTCGGTGTCGCTCAGCCCGAGCGCGGGCTCGGTGAACCCGGGCTCCTCGGCCACGGCCACCGTGAACACCGCCACCACGTCGGGCAGCGCGCAGACCGTCGCGCTGACGAGTTCCGGTGCTCCCGCCGGCGTCTCGGTGAGCTTCAGTCCCGCGTCGGTCACGTCGGGTGGATCGTCGACAATGACCGTCGCGACCACCACGGCCGCCGCGGCCGGTTCGTACACCATCACCGTGACGGGAACGGGCTCGGCGTCCCACAGCGCCTCGTACACGCTGACGGTCAACGGGACCGGCGGGTGCACCGGCGCCGGCCAGAAGCTCGGAAATCCCGGCTTCGAGACGGCGACGACACCGTGGACCGCTTCGACCGGGGTCATCGGCGCGAACACCGGCGACGGAGCGCCGCGAACCGGCACCCGTAGCGCGTGGCTCAACGGCAATGGTTCGACGAATACCGAAACCCTGTCCCAGTCGGTGACCCTTCCCACCGGCTGCAGCTCCTACACGCTGTCCTTCTACCTGAAGATCATCACGACGGAGACGACCACCAGCGTCCAGTACGACAAACTGACCGTGAAGGCCGGCACCACCACGTTGCAGGTGTTCTCCAACCTCAACGCCAGCGCGTACACCCTGCGCTCGTACAACCTGGCCGCCTTCGCCGGGCAGACCGTCACCCTCACCTTCACCGGGGTCGAGGACTCCTCGCTGAAGACGTCGTTCGTCATCGACGACACCGCGCTCAACGTCAGCTGA